The Burkholderia lata genome contains a region encoding:
- a CDS encoding sensor domain-containing diguanylate cyclase, which produces MNQIVDTATPSPDTLLRIIAAQTEIAKLGLDLGSVMAYVAEQVPQLTGASAAAVEFAEGDDMVYRAASGTAAGMLGLRLRRSGSLSGLCVQQGELLHCIDSEIDPRVDRDACRRVGLRSMLVMLLTHADTTVGVLKVMSPEVDGFSQADAGTLRLTADLIAAAMFHAARNEANELYLRATHDALTGLPNRALFYDRLRQSMHTTLRANGRLGILNIDMDGLKPINDGLGHRAGDAALREIASRMQGAVRRSDTVARIGGDEFAVILPNIGNRDDAHAQSTRLAHQVGEPFEFEGRPMRLGVSVGIALLPDDGTDMNALIEHADQAMYEVKRTRSQRVAQA; this is translated from the coding sequence TTGAATCAAATCGTCGACACTGCCACCCCGTCCCCCGATACGCTGCTGCGCATCATCGCCGCGCAGACCGAGATCGCGAAGCTCGGCCTCGATCTCGGCAGCGTGATGGCCTATGTGGCCGAGCAGGTGCCGCAGCTCACCGGCGCGAGCGCCGCCGCGGTCGAATTCGCCGAGGGCGACGACATGGTGTACCGCGCGGCGTCGGGCACCGCGGCCGGGATGCTCGGCCTGCGGCTGCGGCGCTCGGGCAGCCTGTCGGGCCTGTGCGTGCAGCAAGGCGAGTTGCTGCACTGCATCGATTCGGAAATCGACCCGCGCGTCGATCGCGACGCCTGCCGGCGGGTCGGCCTGCGCTCGATGCTCGTGATGCTGCTCACCCATGCCGACACGACCGTCGGCGTGCTGAAGGTGATGTCGCCGGAAGTCGACGGCTTTTCGCAAGCCGACGCCGGCACGCTGCGGCTGACGGCCGACCTGATCGCCGCCGCGATGTTCCACGCGGCGCGCAACGAAGCGAACGAGCTGTACCTGCGCGCGACGCACGACGCGCTCACCGGCCTGCCGAACCGCGCGCTGTTCTACGACCGCCTGCGGCAGTCGATGCACACGACGCTGCGCGCGAACGGCCGCCTCGGCATTCTCAACATCGACATGGACGGGCTGAAGCCGATCAACGATGGCCTCGGCCACCGTGCGGGCGACGCGGCGCTGCGCGAGATCGCCTCGCGGATGCAGGGAGCGGTGCGGCGCTCGGACACGGTCGCGCGCATCGGCGGCGACGAATTCGCGGTGATCCTGCCGAACATCGGCAACCGCGACGATGCGCATGCGCAAAGCACGCGGCTCGCACACCAGGTCGGCGAACCGTTCGAATTCGAGGGGCGCCCGATGCGGCTCGGCGTCAGCGTCGGGATCGCGCTGCTGCCCGACGACGGCACCGACATGAACGCGCTGATCGAGCATGCGGACCAGGCGATGTATGAAGTGAAGCGCACGCGGTCGCAGCGGGTCGCTCAGGCGTAA
- the bcsB gene encoding cellulose biosynthesis cyclic di-GMP-binding regulatory protein BcsB has translation MKPAVSLLVLSAAMVGAFHAAALSAAPMPAVPAAAAAASGAAPAPVLAAAPAAASTAAAGLPATTVRLPFASLGAFDPLRLRGADDARTINAGVRLDRVVTGARLRLTYAYSPSLVFPMSHLKVSVNGEVIATVPFDAAQAGRTVTQEIPIDPRYFSDFNQIGLRLIAHYTLDHCEDPANSALWADVSPKSELILDESPVRLPNDLALLPAPFFDRRDNGRVRLPFVLPASPDSATLRSAGVLASWFGALADYRHARFPVSSGLPADDQAVVIGTAATLPAGLALPSINGPLLAVADNPAAPGRKLLVVTGRTAAEVDDAVATLVLGRVALSGPSATVAHVDLGAPRKPYDAPRWLPVNRPIAFRELVSDTRELEVRGTSPDAIRLNLRVPSDLHSWNGAGVPITLRYRYTAPTVQDNSTLAVEINDQLVKSYRLGPAHAEDAHGRMQLPLLSVPEGRVTSDVDIPAFRVGSGNQLQFRFTLDSQKTGLCSSTATEPQRAAIDPDSTIDFSHFVHYAQLPNLAFFANSGFPFTRFADLSQTAVVMPDRPSPQELEAYLTMLGHMGEWTGFPALRVQVARPGDVAALSGSKDLLVIDGSPTSPLLAHWRSALPLVIGEQGSAGGEGAARVAFSVKERWRNGVGLTEGGAHIEQTGSLAALAGFELPGSRGRSVVALTATDQPRLGDLLNVFENAGLVSQLQGDLALVRPGQVDSLRVGEPYVVGFVPWYARVWTHAARHPVVLGAVGVVAGLLLALGVFSVLQRIAARRRGM, from the coding sequence ATGAAGCCGGCCGTGTCGCTGCTCGTCCTCTCGGCCGCGATGGTCGGCGCTTTTCACGCCGCCGCGCTGTCGGCCGCACCGATGCCGGCCGTGCCGGCTGCCGCTGCCGCCGCGTCCGGCGCTGCGCCGGCGCCGGTGCTCGCGGCTGCGCCCGCGGCGGCCAGCACGGCCGCAGCCGGCCTGCCGGCGACGACGGTGCGCCTGCCGTTCGCGTCGCTCGGCGCGTTCGATCCGCTGCGCCTGCGCGGCGCCGACGACGCACGCACGATCAACGCGGGCGTGCGGCTCGACCGCGTGGTCACCGGCGCGCGGCTGCGCCTGACTTACGCGTATTCGCCGTCGCTGGTGTTCCCGATGTCGCACCTGAAGGTGTCGGTGAACGGCGAGGTCATCGCGACCGTCCCGTTCGACGCCGCACAGGCGGGCCGCACGGTCACGCAAGAGATACCGATCGATCCGCGCTACTTCTCGGATTTCAACCAGATCGGCCTGCGCCTGATCGCGCACTACACGCTCGACCATTGCGAGGATCCGGCCAACTCGGCGCTGTGGGCCGACGTGAGCCCGAAGAGCGAGCTGATCCTCGATGAATCGCCCGTCCGCCTGCCGAACGATCTCGCGCTGCTGCCCGCGCCGTTCTTCGACCGGCGCGACAACGGTCGCGTGCGGCTGCCGTTCGTGCTGCCGGCGTCGCCCGATTCGGCGACGCTGCGCAGCGCGGGCGTGCTCGCGTCGTGGTTCGGCGCGCTGGCCGACTACCGGCATGCGCGCTTCCCGGTGTCGTCCGGGCTGCCCGCCGACGACCAGGCAGTCGTGATCGGCACGGCCGCCACGCTGCCGGCCGGCCTCGCGCTGCCGTCGATCAACGGGCCGCTGCTCGCGGTGGCCGACAACCCGGCCGCGCCGGGGCGCAAGCTGCTCGTCGTCACGGGCCGCACGGCGGCCGAGGTCGACGATGCGGTCGCGACGCTCGTGCTGGGCCGCGTGGCGCTGTCGGGGCCGTCGGCGACGGTCGCGCACGTCGATCTCGGCGCACCGCGCAAGCCGTACGACGCGCCGCGCTGGCTGCCGGTGAACCGGCCGATCGCGTTCCGCGAGCTGGTATCCGACACGCGCGAACTCGAAGTGCGCGGCACGTCGCCCGACGCGATCCGCCTGAACCTGCGCGTGCCGTCCGATCTGCATTCGTGGAACGGCGCGGGTGTGCCGATTACGCTGCGCTACCGCTACACGGCGCCGACGGTGCAGGACAACTCGACGCTCGCCGTCGAGATCAACGACCAGCTCGTGAAGTCGTACCGGCTCGGGCCGGCCCATGCCGAGGATGCGCACGGCCGCATGCAGCTGCCGCTGCTGTCGGTGCCGGAAGGGCGCGTGACGAGCGACGTCGACATCCCGGCGTTCCGGGTCGGCAGCGGCAACCAGCTGCAGTTCCGCTTCACGCTCGATTCGCAGAAGACGGGCCTGTGCTCGAGCACGGCGACCGAGCCGCAGCGCGCGGCGATCGATCCCGATTCGACGATCGACTTCTCGCACTTCGTCCATTACGCGCAGTTGCCGAACCTCGCGTTCTTCGCGAACAGCGGCTTCCCGTTCACGCGCTTCGCCGACCTGTCGCAGACGGCCGTCGTGATGCCTGACCGGCCGTCGCCGCAGGAGCTCGAGGCCTACCTGACGATGCTCGGCCACATGGGCGAATGGACCGGCTTCCCGGCGCTGCGCGTGCAGGTTGCGCGGCCAGGCGATGTCGCCGCGCTGTCGGGCAGCAAGGATCTCCTCGTGATCGACGGCTCGCCCACATCGCCGCTGCTCGCGCACTGGCGCTCGGCCTTGCCGCTCGTGATCGGCGAGCAGGGCAGCGCGGGCGGCGAAGGCGCCGCGCGCGTCGCGTTCTCGGTGAAGGAGCGCTGGCGCAACGGCGTCGGCCTGACCGAAGGCGGCGCACATATCGAGCAGACGGGCTCGCTCGCGGCGCTCGCCGGGTTCGAGCTGCCGGGCAGCCGGGGGCGCAGCGTCGTCGCGCTGACGGCGACCGACCAGCCGCGCCTCGGCGATCTGCTCAACGTGTTCGAGAACGCCGGGCTCGTGTCGCAGCTGCAAGGCGACCTTGCGCTGGTGCGGCCGGGGCAGGTCGACAGCCTGCGCGTCGGCGAGCCTTACGTGGTCGGCTTCGTGCCGTGGTATGCGCGCGTGTGGACGCATGCGGCGCGGCATCCGGTCGTGCTGGGCGCGGTCGGCGTCGTGGCGGGGCTGCTGCTCGCGCTCGGCGTGTTCAGCGTGCTGCAGAGAATCGCCGCGCGTCGACGGGGGATGTAA
- the bcsZ gene encoding cellulose synthase complex periplasmic endoglucanase BcsZ codes for MARAMAKRRAMRPARRVGAALALAVAVTCAAAGMATRAQAAGAGAADAANAGCGAAWPRWDAFKRDFISADGRVIDVGSADSRTVSEGQAYGLFFALVANDRRMFDTILAWTENNLAQGDLSAHLPAWLWGRAPDGAWRVLDANAASDADLWIAYALVEAGRLWHERSYTARGALLAKRVLDDETATVPGLGLTLLPGPTGFKLADGQWRVNPSYSPPQVIRALGARLPDDKRWAALVSSTGRVLLDTAPKGFSPDWALYRAGTGFGPDRDTHAESAYNAIRVYLWAGMLDRADPLAAPMLARFTPFADYIAAHGAPPEKVDTTTGVAGPNDGNGGFSAAAVPFLDARGQRALADAQAARVDTLARQSAPGYYTSVLTLFGLGWRDGRYRFGADGTLDARWGGRSCAAR; via the coding sequence ATGGCGCGGGCAATGGCGAAGCGACGGGCAATGCGGCCGGCGCGGCGCGTCGGCGCGGCACTCGCGCTGGCGGTTGCGGTGACGTGCGCGGCGGCCGGCATGGCCACGCGCGCACAGGCCGCGGGGGCCGGTGCAGCCGACGCGGCCAACGCAGGGTGCGGTGCGGCGTGGCCGCGCTGGGACGCGTTCAAGCGCGATTTCATCTCGGCCGACGGCCGCGTGATCGACGTCGGCTCGGCCGATTCACGCACCGTATCGGAGGGGCAGGCGTATGGACTTTTCTTCGCGCTGGTCGCGAACGACCGGCGCATGTTCGACACGATCCTCGCATGGACCGAGAACAATCTCGCGCAGGGCGACCTGAGCGCGCATCTGCCGGCGTGGCTGTGGGGCCGCGCGCCCGACGGTGCGTGGCGCGTGCTCGACGCGAACGCGGCGTCGGACGCCGACCTGTGGATCGCGTATGCGCTCGTCGAGGCCGGGCGGCTGTGGCACGAACGCAGCTACACGGCACGCGGCGCGCTGCTCGCGAAGCGCGTGCTCGACGACGAGACGGCGACCGTGCCGGGCCTTGGCCTCACGCTGCTGCCGGGGCCGACGGGGTTCAAGCTCGCCGACGGCCAGTGGCGCGTGAACCCGAGCTATTCGCCGCCGCAGGTGATCCGCGCGCTCGGCGCGCGCCTGCCCGACGACAAGCGCTGGGCCGCGCTCGTCTCCAGCACCGGACGCGTGCTGCTCGACACCGCACCGAAAGGCTTTTCGCCGGACTGGGCGCTGTATCGCGCGGGCACGGGTTTCGGGCCCGATCGCGACACGCATGCGGAGAGCGCGTACAACGCGATCCGCGTGTATCTGTGGGCCGGCATGCTCGACCGTGCCGATCCGCTCGCCGCGCCGATGCTCGCCCGTTTTACGCCGTTCGCCGACTACATCGCCGCGCATGGCGCGCCGCCGGAGAAGGTCGACACGACGACGGGCGTTGCGGGGCCGAACGACGGCAACGGCGGGTTTTCCGCGGCGGCCGTGCCGTTCCTCGACGCACGCGGCCAGCGTGCGCTCGCGGATGCCCAGGCGGCGCGTGTCGATACGCTCGCGCGCCAGTCGGCGCCCGGCTACTACACGAGCGTGCTGACGCTGTTCGGGCTCGGCTGGCGCGACGGACGCTACCGGTTCGGTGCGGACGGCACGCTCGACGCCCGCTGGGGAGGCCGCTCGTGCGCCGCCCGCTGA
- a CDS encoding cellulose synthase subunit BcsC-related outer membrane protein, whose amino-acid sequence MRRPLKRVAPHVAGFAWLASSVCAAAPGTTADATMANPATPATAASADAQRQLDTARMWGVKHRDDLARDALRKGLLIAPGDPELLAEQVRVLLRLGDAKGAQASLARLQAQSPNAPATRRVADEYRVATSGRGEMAQIRLLARSGRADEAARRIVALFPNGAPSGALGAEYYQIVSNAPGGREPAIAALRRAVAADPQDTSATMALARLLNQRADTRPEANRIAWALAKRTDADHTEAMALWRRVLQSAGSDPAYLEALHAYLALVPDDTEFVDRVAALDRQRDAQRQLERNPDYIAQQRGLQALARGDLAGADPLLTRAARARADDADAVGGLGLLRLREGRHDEARTLFTRAATLSTDQRGKWQSLARTAQFWGLLAQGRAAAAAGRPQDAERAARAALAMQPGSPDAKLQLADALLAQRDWARAEPLLRELLAARSPDLAAVRGTATLYENTGRADKIGPLLDALQGRVTGHDDRRALDGLRADLLANQARALADKGERGPAAQRYEAAVRAAPDAAWTRFALARLYRDMGLPQLGRTVMDDGLAQSATPEMRYATALYRNSLDDVAGAQAALAPVDDAHRSDGMRALARKLDAESALADARGALARGDRTAFAASLGQAQASAPDDPDMLAAVGAQWIDAGEPDRGLAPLHDWIAAHPREADADVRLRYGDLLGSAGRDDALAAWLDTLRREPSLTPAQSARIEDQSLRLVLRQTDDAIAQQDYAQARKLLERASPAGRADKRYALELADLERAQGHYDAARAALAPVVARTPDDADTQLALARIDEDSGNRAAALARVQAVLARTPDDDVDTQLSAVRRLNALRRPDEAVQVTDRLHAAYPSRPDVTVAAGRVAEAQGRYDDAASLYRMSQSQERTTGVSPGRDGLTPAQAAFADLEQRRNPEIETGWTPAYKSGDEGISSYRAQQVPIYMQMPIRYDGHVFAQIDTVHLDPGTLDTSNPNAYSLNTFGSYAELRARNELTPAAIANPPGSLHQTATGVALGAGYLTDAWRFDLGTSPLGFPVHYLVGGVRYRFDAGPASFSVNASRRPETSSVLSYSGMRDPWTGAVWGGVRRDGVTLRASVDVGRTNLFAELGAGVLSGRNVERNAEVTLRTGFTMPVYERATMKVSTGLVGNAWHYAQNLRYYTYGQGGYYSPQRYLSLGVPIEWAGRHDALSWDLTFTGGISNSYEKDSLYYPMSADQRAAQVAAGFVYAGSSTAGVSFSYGINGIVEYRVNPHLSVGAQLKVDRSHDYAPSSALVYLRYAFDARAQRSWLVTPTPVRLYSDY is encoded by the coding sequence GTGCGCCGCCCGCTGAAGCGCGTCGCGCCGCACGTCGCGGGATTCGCGTGGCTCGCGTCGTCGGTGTGCGCGGCGGCGCCGGGCACCACCGCGGACGCGACGATGGCGAACCCCGCGACGCCGGCGACGGCCGCGTCCGCCGATGCGCAGCGTCAGCTCGACACCGCGCGGATGTGGGGCGTCAAGCATCGCGACGACCTCGCGCGCGACGCGCTGCGCAAGGGGCTGCTGATCGCGCCGGGCGATCCCGAGTTGCTGGCCGAACAGGTGCGCGTGCTGCTGCGGCTCGGCGATGCGAAAGGCGCCCAGGCGTCGCTTGCGCGCCTGCAGGCGCAGTCGCCGAATGCGCCCGCCACGCGGCGGGTGGCTGACGAATACCGCGTCGCGACGAGCGGGCGTGGCGAGATGGCGCAGATCCGCCTGCTCGCGCGCAGCGGCCGCGCCGACGAGGCAGCCCGGCGGATCGTCGCGCTGTTTCCGAACGGCGCACCGTCGGGGGCGCTCGGCGCCGAGTATTACCAGATCGTGTCGAATGCGCCGGGCGGGCGCGAGCCGGCGATCGCCGCGCTGCGCCGCGCGGTCGCGGCCGATCCGCAGGACACGAGCGCGACGATGGCGCTCGCGCGGCTCTTGAACCAGCGCGCCGATACGCGGCCGGAGGCGAACCGGATCGCGTGGGCGCTCGCGAAGCGCACCGACGCCGACCATACGGAGGCGATGGCGCTGTGGCGGCGTGTGCTGCAGTCGGCCGGCAGCGATCCCGCGTATCTCGAAGCGCTGCATGCGTATCTCGCGCTCGTGCCGGACGATACCGAATTCGTCGATCGCGTCGCGGCACTGGATCGCCAGCGCGACGCGCAGCGCCAGCTCGAACGCAATCCCGACTACATTGCGCAGCAGCGCGGTCTGCAGGCGCTCGCGCGCGGCGACCTGGCCGGTGCCGATCCACTGCTCACGCGCGCCGCGCGAGCCCGTGCGGACGATGCCGACGCGGTCGGCGGGCTCGGCCTGCTGCGCCTGCGCGAAGGGCGGCACGACGAAGCGCGCACGCTGTTCACGCGCGCCGCGACGCTGTCGACCGACCAGCGCGGCAAATGGCAGAGCCTCGCGCGCACCGCGCAGTTCTGGGGGCTGCTCGCGCAAGGCCGCGCGGCGGCCGCAGCAGGCCGTCCGCAGGATGCGGAGCGCGCCGCGCGTGCGGCACTCGCGATGCAGCCGGGCAGCCCGGACGCGAAGCTGCAGCTTGCCGATGCGTTGCTCGCGCAGCGCGACTGGGCGCGCGCGGAGCCGTTGCTGCGCGAACTGCTGGCCGCGCGTTCGCCGGACCTCGCGGCCGTGCGCGGCACGGCCACGCTGTATGAGAACACCGGCCGCGCGGACAAGATCGGCCCGCTGCTCGACGCGCTGCAAGGCCGCGTGACGGGCCACGACGATCGGCGCGCGCTCGACGGCCTGCGTGCCGACCTGCTCGCGAACCAGGCGCGCGCGCTCGCGGACAAGGGTGAACGCGGGCCTGCCGCGCAGCGCTACGAGGCGGCCGTGCGCGCCGCGCCCGACGCCGCGTGGACGCGCTTCGCACTGGCGCGTCTCTATCGCGACATGGGATTGCCGCAGCTCGGCCGCACGGTGATGGACGACGGGCTCGCGCAAAGCGCGACGCCCGAGATGCGCTACGCGACCGCGCTGTACCGCAATTCGCTCGACGACGTGGCGGGTGCACAGGCCGCGCTCGCGCCGGTCGACGATGCGCATCGCTCGGACGGGATGCGCGCGCTCGCGCGCAAGCTCGACGCCGAAAGCGCGCTGGCCGACGCACGCGGCGCGCTCGCGCGTGGCGACCGCACGGCGTTCGCCGCGTCGCTCGGGCAGGCGCAGGCGAGTGCGCCGGACGATCCCGACATGCTCGCCGCCGTCGGCGCACAGTGGATCGACGCGGGCGAACCTGACCGCGGCCTCGCGCCGTTGCACGACTGGATCGCCGCGCACCCGCGCGAAGCCGATGCGGACGTGCGGCTGCGCTACGGCGACCTGCTCGGCAGCGCGGGGCGCGACGACGCGCTCGCCGCGTGGCTCGACACGCTGCGCCGCGAACCGTCGCTGACACCCGCACAGTCAGCGAGGATCGAGGATCAGTCGCTGCGGCTCGTGTTGCGGCAGACGGACGACGCGATCGCGCAGCAGGATTACGCGCAGGCGCGCAAGTTGCTCGAACGCGCGAGCCCGGCCGGCCGCGCGGACAAGCGCTACGCGCTCGAACTGGCCGATCTCGAACGCGCGCAAGGCCATTACGATGCGGCGCGCGCGGCGCTCGCGCCGGTCGTCGCCCGCACGCCGGACGATGCCGATACGCAGCTCGCGCTGGCCCGCATCGACGAGGACAGCGGCAATCGGGCCGCGGCGCTTGCACGCGTGCAGGCGGTGCTGGCCCGCACGCCGGACGACGACGTCGACACGCAGCTGTCGGCCGTGCGCCGCCTGAACGCGCTGCGCCGCCCGGACGAAGCCGTGCAGGTGACCGACCGGCTGCATGCCGCGTATCCGTCACGCCCGGACGTGACGGTCGCGGCCGGGCGCGTGGCCGAGGCGCAAGGGCGCTATGACGATGCAGCGTCGCTGTACCGGATGTCGCAGTCGCAGGAACGCACCACGGGCGTGAGCCCGGGGCGTGACGGCCTGACGCCTGCGCAGGCCGCGTTCGCGGATCTCGAGCAGCGGCGCAATCCCGAGATCGAGACCGGCTGGACGCCCGCCTACAAGTCGGGCGACGAAGGCATTTCGTCGTATCGCGCGCAGCAGGTGCCGATCTACATGCAGATGCCGATCCGCTACGACGGGCACGTGTTCGCGCAGATCGACACCGTGCATCTCGACCCGGGCACGCTCGACACGAGCAACCCGAACGCGTATTCGCTCAATACGTTCGGCAGCTACGCGGAACTCAGGGCAAGGAACGAGTTGACGCCCGCCGCGATCGCGAATCCGCCGGGCTCGCTGCACCAGACGGCCACGGGCGTCGCACTCGGCGCCGGCTATCTGACGGACGCATGGCGCTTCGACCTCGGCACGTCGCCGCTCGGTTTCCCCGTGCATTACCTGGTCGGCGGCGTGCGCTATCGCTTCGACGCGGGCCCGGCCAGTTTCTCGGTGAATGCGTCGCGGCGGCCGGAAACGAGCAGCGTGCTGTCGTACTCGGGGATGCGCGACCCGTGGACGGGCGCAGTCTGGGGCGGCGTGCGCCGCGACGGCGTGACCCTGCGCGCGTCGGTCGACGTCGGCCGCACGAACCTGTTCGCGGAACTCGGCGCGGGCGTGCTGTCCGGCCGCAACGTCGAACGCAACGCGGAAGTCACGCTGCGCACGGGTTTTACGATGCCCGTGTACGAGCGCGCGACGATGAAGGTCAGCACCGGGCTGGTCGGCAACGCGTGGCACTACGCGCAGAACCTGCGCTACTACACGTACGGGCAGGGCGGTTACTACAGCCCGCAACGCTACCTGTCGCTCGGCGTGCCGATCGAATGGGCGGGGCGGCACGATGCGCTGTCGTGGGACCTGACCTTCACGGGCGGGATCTCGAACAGCTACGAGAAGGATTCGCTGTATTACCCGATGTCCGCGGACCAGCGGGCCGCGCAGGTGGCGGCCGGGTTCGTGTACGCGGGCAGCTCGACGGCCGGCGTGTCGTTCTCGTACGGCATCAACGG